The proteins below are encoded in one region of Nitrososphaerota archaeon:
- a CDS encoding CCA tRNA nucleotidyltransferase: MTSPKNTTRVIELPPEIITILAQVNDISVRTTGIPAYITGGFVRDHLLGIGDYHDIDVSVPDADAVFKLANLKFVPSGESKTEFGVQSVFVPLGSGVTGRLDIVQLRSEAYRADSRKPTIKPTTDIIFDLSRRDFTRNAIAWKLVSFNNASVTVEEIDPFNGIGDLLYYKVIKAVGDPNERFFEDPLRIMRAVRFATKLDNVVIDINTQKSITSNVNRLQDGGPVSRERIVDELTKILVLPNAGKGVKMLFDLGILQFLIPEFAEAGNIRHDNRGGHHGETIIEHTAEAVSRIAPEPTLRIAALLHDVGKTSVYSSVDGKKHFFVKDPETGRTVGHESVSAEVAARRLKELKFPSSIVREVTTLVKFHMRLHMVSKDSDESKRKSMAKVYISLRRDANLIDKLIKLGEADSGQSYAYFSELLNEYSHVKLVNGLDILAIEPGLDTTNPKVLERALRETQVQQLSRGWTFPKLVGVMKNNINNAKKPSDDARKSTVIEAKVEQ; this comes from the coding sequence ATGACAAGTCCCAAGAACACAACAAGGGTAATTGAGCTCCCGCCAGAGATAATCACCATCCTGGCACAGGTAAATGACATCTCCGTCAGGACCACAGGGATACCTGCGTACATCACCGGCGGATTTGTACGTGACCACCTCTTGGGGATTGGAGACTACCACGACATCGATGTCAGCGTCCCGGACGCAGATGCCGTGTTCAAGCTCGCCAATTTGAAGTTCGTGCCTTCCGGCGAAAGCAAGACAGAGTTCGGTGTCCAGTCAGTGTTCGTTCCGCTTGGTAGCGGGGTGACCGGCAGGCTCGACATCGTACAGCTAAGGTCGGAAGCATATAGGGCTGACTCCAGGAAACCAACAATCAAGCCAACCACTGACATCATCTTCGACCTCTCTAGGCGCGACTTCACACGCAATGCCATCGCGTGGAAGCTGGTCTCCTTCAATAATGCCAGTGTTACGGTCGAGGAAATCGACCCATTCAACGGCATAGGCGACTTGCTCTACTACAAGGTAATCAAGGCGGTTGGCGACCCAAACGAGCGCTTCTTCGAGGATCCCCTGAGGATCATGAGAGCCGTACGGTTTGCCACCAAACTTGACAACGTCGTCATCGACATCAACACACAGAAGTCTATCACCAGCAATGTCAATCGCCTACAGGATGGCGGACCAGTATCCAGAGAAAGGATTGTCGACGAGCTTACCAAGATCCTCGTCCTGCCAAATGCAGGCAAGGGTGTCAAAATGCTCTTCGACCTCGGGATACTCCAATTCCTCATCCCGGAGTTTGCCGAAGCTGGAAACATCCGGCATGACAACCGCGGGGGGCACCATGGCGAAACAATCATAGAGCATACCGCCGAGGCGGTATCACGAATAGCTCCAGAACCAACCCTGAGAATAGCCGCTCTCTTACACGACGTCGGCAAAACCAGTGTCTACAGTTCAGTCGACGGAAAGAAGCACTTCTTCGTCAAAGACCCCGAAACGGGAAGAACAGTTGGGCATGAGTCCGTCTCAGCAGAAGTAGCTGCTAGACGCCTCAAAGAACTGAAGTTCCCAAGCAGCATTGTGCGTGAAGTGACCACACTGGTCAAGTTCCACATGAGGCTGCATATGGTCAGCAAGGACAGCGACGAGTCGAAACGCAAGTCTATGGCAAAGGTCTACATCTCTCTCAGGAGAGACGCCAACCTCATAGACAAGCTCATCAAGCTCGGCGAAGCTGATTCGGGACAGTCTTATGCGTACTTCAGCGAACTCCTCAACGAATACTCACATGTCAAGCTTGTCAATGGGCTGGACATACTCGCAATCGAGCCAGGTCTTGACACCACCAATCCAAAGGTCCTTGAAAGAGCACTCAGAGAGACACAGGTACAGCAGTTGAGCAGAGGTTGGACGTTTCCAAAGCTCGTCGGCGTCATGAAGAACAACATCAACAATGCCAAGAAGCCATCCGATGATGCAAGAAAGAGTACTGTAATTGAGGCAAAGGTGGAACAATGA
- a CDS encoding DUF1286 domain-containing protein, producing the protein MRLFTHTIFSWGVGLLLFHIIEVRFDPLLMLCYGQFLWAYMFAVSWLGNHMIDKLGHGITPQGYPKRLPRTHSVFTAPIWGVLATIIVILAASQIPFFYVPFYWQGVVMIGVFVAYSHLFLDSLTMAGVYFTTNRIDLMHLSWDSPVGNGLAILAGFAAIYVVFFQPSLMHTLISMG; encoded by the coding sequence ATGCGTCTCTTCACACACACAATCTTCTCATGGGGTGTAGGCTTGCTGCTCTTCCACATCATAGAAGTGCGGTTTGATCCTCTTCTCATGCTATGTTACGGTCAGTTCTTGTGGGCATACATGTTTGCTGTTTCTTGGCTTGGAAATCATATGATCGACAAGCTAGGGCACGGCATCACCCCGCAGGGATACCCGAAGCGCCTCCCACGCACCCACTCTGTCTTCACAGCCCCAATCTGGGGAGTCCTAGCAACTATCATAGTGATACTAGCAGCATCACAAATTCCGTTCTTCTACGTCCCCTTCTACTGGCAGGGTGTTGTTATGATCGGGGTTTTCGTAGCATACTCTCACCTCTTCCTTGACTCATTGACAATGGCCGGCGTCTACTTCACAACAAATCGCATCGACCTCATGCACCTTAGCTGGGACAGCCCAGTTGGCAATGGGCTTGCCATACTGGCTGGTTTTGCGGCCATCTACGTGGTGTTCTTCCAGCCATCTCTGATGCATACGCTGATTTCAATGGGGTAA
- a CDS encoding TraM recognition domain-containing protein translates to MPEALDVDDLRGHAYVIGASLEYNEPIIYKKNGVVNIGKIGEVVDSYYDSPEIQGEQRTSDIEVVTFDRITYEVAWRPIQYVYRHRYDGKMLRFGLESGREVTVTPDHSLFVLKDGKITDVHSEEIKPGDFVVGTRRIPADATKNVSIDLAKIGYHSKADHLPLKLEIDEEFARLLGYYTAEGSATMRTHPPKQSYSLVFHFGPGDEIIIKDTVSILRKRFGAKVVVENEKGSKGVRVRTSNKMACQIISKLVGRGASNKVVPEAILNSPLAVRDAFYEAWVKGDCNTTISRDLANGVSYMLLMEGCIDTIFQRKLSKSMIGDRIVQSRHPIFSVSFPRAKEIKTGSWRRDRVGGNFRYPASQLPNPLVNVYKSTPTLQNLHSYINQRALDLMQRRLSSGLSTSYWSREEKKQMRKAARELEDVNRITKSSLTFFKVRTVTETKSSSSFVYDLSVDGNENFLAGFGGVLCKNTRSGKTNALLYTMDYLSNESVQKRLPTAVVFIDPHGEASFDLATRVKDIKKLFIFDPTYVSFGLNPLELPSYKTKEEKSFLIQTQVSELATILKDLFGSDVENSPRLVWIFRSCLYFLYATSDEAPTFADLYALLSDMIARDADELQDMLRSVGIEDELISKTIEAITKLESAAFTAVLNRISNFVMPPDSLTSRTFCVRKSTLPFEEMMKPGVVTIFRLSKFHLPNDFRVMITNTLLLKFYFMIQKRARDAERDGGPMVPNNLILTIDEFQNIGSLDTIDSVLSEAAKYGLYLIMAHQNTAQLREELFETIMGNVGLVMSFRVGPDDAHKLAKLMDPSKGKEIETILPRLPNWVCLVRKNPVGGRGLSNVMRIQFPKVHEPVRTVNEVTDHMKNVMNPAYGNAVQDLKPIYKDKLEELRRAEGMPLVSPLQWGIMTKLFVQHEVTHTEMVHQLYNENYWDGSVVQGGLTNLQQLGYISGMVTTDPDKRGGGWNILQKQNRGEMPIMKPGPKSQDEMDRSREIIYHLSEDAKNKFFRTLPHGRRGGGKLHQLMMNVLLNEYWQGGSWVTVDTGDQAGEKADLLVFSPKEKIERNKRAVDPLNWDKSPFAVEIETYPEKSQQQVRHNLEKNAKKGYKKIMFVVSSPEHRVQVDKILRDMGYQYELKTLNIYEDPETYKKYLSEEMKYFGEEGGAEYSEAATWKPPEKVVVQGPPKRTEALDAIEAVISAVTMAVEAGDIQTALREMMKAADILGPLDVDDTPEAQAVRARWKEFGASKVYMTPALRDALIHKQPEKHEPAIEPPTPIQTNKIEPDKTQSDIIAPESPNGVQNAPLLNNGAVLSPEELARQTEEKDKAFRIEILQQLARTPNVPMYKLSKMLSTSEKRLVKHLQYLESKGSVVQSGGVWRLAERATS, encoded by the coding sequence ATCGGCATAGGTACGACGGAAAGATGCTCAGGTTCGGGCTCGAGTCAGGAAGAGAGGTGACAGTTACCCCCGACCATTCTCTTTTCGTCCTGAAGGATGGCAAGATAACCGATGTCCATTCTGAAGAAATCAAGCCTGGAGACTTCGTAGTTGGCACTAGGAGGATACCCGCAGATGCCACAAAAAACGTATCGATAGACCTGGCCAAGATCGGATACCACAGCAAGGCCGATCATCTCCCTCTGAAGCTAGAGATAGATGAGGAGTTCGCAAGACTGCTAGGATACTACACAGCCGAAGGCAGCGCAACAATGCGAACACACCCACCGAAACAGAGCTATTCTCTTGTGTTTCACTTCGGGCCGGGAGACGAGATCATAATCAAAGACACGGTGTCGATATTACGAAAGAGGTTCGGCGCCAAAGTGGTGGTGGAAAACGAGAAAGGCAGTAAGGGTGTGCGAGTGAGGACTTCGAACAAGATGGCGTGTCAAATCATTTCGAAGTTGGTTGGGAGAGGTGCAAGCAACAAAGTAGTGCCAGAAGCTATCTTGAACTCCCCGCTGGCTGTGCGCGACGCGTTCTATGAGGCGTGGGTGAAAGGCGACTGTAACACTACTATTTCCAGAGATTTGGCTAATGGGGTGTCGTACATGTTGCTGATGGAAGGTTGCATTGACACCATATTTCAGCGCAAATTGTCGAAGAGTATGATAGGAGACAGGATTGTGCAGTCCCGTCATCCGATATTCAGTGTGTCGTTTCCACGCGCCAAAGAGATCAAAACAGGTAGTTGGAGACGCGACCGGGTCGGTGGTAATTTTCGTTACCCAGCTTCACAGCTTCCCAATCCTCTTGTTAACGTCTACAAGAGTACCCCCACCCTGCAAAATCTCCATAGCTACATTAACCAGAGAGCACTAGACCTCATGCAACGTCGTCTCTCCAGTGGACTGTCAACTTCATACTGGTCCCGAGAAGAGAAGAAACAGATGCGGAAAGCTGCACGTGAGCTAGAGGATGTTAACCGCATCACAAAATCCTCTCTCACCTTCTTCAAAGTCAGAACGGTAACGGAAACAAAGTCAAGCTCTTCCTTTGTGTACGACTTGTCGGTAGATGGAAACGAGAACTTTCTTGCGGGGTTTGGAGGGGTTCTATGCAAAAATACCAGAAGTGGCAAGACTAATGCTCTTCTGTATACGATGGATTACCTCTCCAACGAGTCCGTTCAGAAGCGCCTCCCGACGGCGGTCGTCTTCATCGACCCCCACGGAGAGGCGTCCTTCGACCTGGCCACCAGGGTTAAGGACATCAAGAAGTTGTTCATCTTTGACCCAACATATGTCTCTTTTGGCCTGAACCCTCTGGAACTCCCATCATACAAGACAAAAGAAGAGAAGTCATTCCTGATACAGACCCAAGTATCTGAGCTTGCCACGATTCTGAAGGATTTGTTCGGTTCTGATGTCGAAAATAGTCCGCGATTGGTTTGGATTTTCCGTTCGTGCTTGTACTTTCTGTACGCAACCTCTGACGAGGCCCCAACATTCGCCGACCTCTATGCCCTTCTCTCAGACATGATAGCAAGAGATGCTGACGAGCTACAAGATATGCTCAGAAGTGTAGGAATAGAGGACGAACTCATCTCGAAGACCATCGAAGCTATCACCAAGCTCGAATCGGCCGCTTTTACGGCCGTACTCAACAGGATATCCAACTTCGTGATGCCTCCCGACAGTTTGACATCACGTACTTTTTGCGTTAGAAAAAGTACCTTGCCATTCGAAGAGATGATGAAGCCAGGAGTAGTCACGATATTCAGGCTCTCGAAGTTCCATCTTCCTAACGACTTCAGAGTGATGATTACCAACACACTTCTCCTCAAGTTCTATTTCATGATTCAGAAACGTGCACGAGACGCAGAGAGAGATGGCGGTCCGATGGTTCCTAACAACCTAATTTTGACTATTGACGAATTCCAGAACATAGGAAGCCTGGATACTATCGACTCGGTCCTCAGCGAGGCCGCGAAGTACGGGTTGTATCTGATAATGGCGCACCAGAATACCGCCCAGTTGAGGGAGGAGTTGTTCGAAACCATAATGGGTAATGTGGGGCTTGTGATGTCGTTCAGGGTGGGTCCCGATGATGCGCACAAACTTGCAAAATTGATGGATCCGAGCAAGGGGAAGGAGATTGAGACGATATTGCCGAGGCTCCCGAACTGGGTCTGCCTTGTGAGGAAGAACCCGGTGGGCGGGCGAGGGCTGTCCAACGTGATGAGAATCCAGTTCCCGAAGGTCCATGAGCCCGTGAGGACTGTCAACGAGGTCACCGATCACATGAAGAATGTCATGAACCCTGCTTATGGTAATGCAGTTCAGGATCTGAAACCGATCTATAAGGACAAGCTAGAGGAACTCCGCCGAGCCGAGGGGATGCCGCTTGTCAGCCCGCTGCAATGGGGGATAATGACGAAGCTCTTCGTCCAGCACGAGGTCACACACACGGAGATGGTCCATCAGCTCTACAATGAGAACTACTGGGATGGCTCGGTAGTCCAGGGTGGGCTTACTAACTTGCAACAGTTAGGGTACATATCCGGCATGGTGACTACTGATCCTGACAAGCGGGGAGGCGGTTGGAATATCCTCCAGAAGCAGAACAGGGGGGAGATGCCGATAATGAAGCCGGGTCCGAAGTCGCAGGACGAGATGGACAGGTCAAGGGAGATCATATACCATCTCAGCGAGGACGCGAAGAACAAGTTCTTCAGGACTCTGCCTCACGGCCGGCGTGGCGGTGGCAAGCTCCATCAACTGATGATGAATGTCCTGCTCAATGAGTACTGGCAGGGCGGTAGCTGGGTGACGGTGGACACTGGGGACCAGGCTGGGGAGAAGGCTGACCTGTTGGTGTTCTCCCCCAAGGAGAAGATAGAACGCAACAAGAGAGCTGTTGACCCCCTTAACTGGGATAAGTCACCATTCGCCGTGGAGATCGAGACCTACCCGGAGAAAAGCCAGCAGCAGGTACGGCACAACCTCGAGAAGAACGCGAAGAAGGGGTACAAGAAGATCATGTTTGTCGTCAGCAGTCCTGAGCACAGGGTACAGGTTGACAAGATTCTGCGTGACATGGGGTACCAATATGAGCTCAAGACCCTCAACATCTACGAGGACCCAGAGACTTACAAGAAGTATCTCAGCGAGGAGATGAAGTATTTCGGAGAAGAAGGCGGTGCCGAGTACTCGGAAGCAGCTACATGGAAACCTCCGGAGAAGGTAGTAGTTCAGGGTCCACCAAAGAGGACCGAAGCGCTTGACGCTATAGAGGCTGTTATCTCCGCTGTCACGATGGCGGTCGAAGCTGGGGATATACAAACTGCTCTGAGGGAGATGATGAAGGCGGCAGATATTTTGGGCCCTCTCGACGTTGATGATACTCCAGAAGCCCAGGCTGTGAGGGCCAGGTGGAAGGAGTTCGGAGCCTCGAAAGTCTACATGACACCAGCATTGAGGGATGCGTTAATTCACAAACAGCCGGAGAAGCATGAGCCTGCAATTGAGCCACCCACCCCAATCCAAACAAATAAAATCGAACCTGATAAGACACAATCAGATATTATTGCACCAGAATCGCCAAACGGGGTTCAAAACGCGCCTCTTTTAAACAACGGGGCAGTTTTATCGCCAGAAGAATTGGCTCGCCAGACAGAAGAGAAAGACAAGGCATTCAGGATAGAGATCCTCCAGCAGCTGGCCAGGACACCAAATGTCCCCATGTACAAGCTTTCGAAGATGTTGAGCACCTCGGAAAAGAGACTCGTCAAACACCTCCAATACCTCGAGTCCAAGGGCTCGGTCGTCCAATCCGGTGGAGTGTGGCGGCTGGCAGAACGGGCAACGTCATAG